From Deltaproteobacteria bacterium, a single genomic window includes:
- the ftsA gene encoding cell division protein FtsA, translating into MARKENLVVGLDIGTTKIGVVVAEQTEGGVDVVGIGTHPSRGLRKGVVVDIDATVESIKHAVEEAELMGDCEITSVYAGIAGGHIRGFNSHGNVAVRDREVSEGDVRRVIDAAKAVAIPMDREVIHVIPQEFVVDEQDGIREPLGMSGVRLEAKIHIVTAAVTSAQNIVKCANKAGLNVIDIVLEPLASAEAVLSRDERDLGVCLIDIGGGTTDLAVFADGAITHTSVLALGGNHISNDIAVGLRTPFEEAERIKKKFGVASARLLGSDDILTVPSVGGRRPRDVSRKLLCEIIEPRMEEILSLARGELAKAGLEDRIPCGVALSGGCSALAGITELAEEVFEAPVRLGTPQNVGGLQDVVKDPMYATGVGLVLYGASQDSGLGPSRFRIRDESIFRRVRQRMREWFYGEFD; encoded by the coding sequence ATGGCGCGCAAGGAGAACCTGGTCGTCGGGCTCGACATCGGCACCACCAAGATCGGCGTCGTGGTGGCCGAGCAGACCGAGGGCGGCGTCGACGTCGTCGGGATCGGCACCCACCCCTCGCGCGGGCTGCGCAAGGGAGTGGTCGTCGACATCGACGCCACCGTCGAGTCCATCAAGCACGCCGTCGAGGAGGCGGAGCTGATGGGCGATTGCGAGATCACCTCGGTGTACGCCGGCATCGCGGGCGGACACATCCGCGGCTTCAACTCGCACGGCAACGTGGCGGTGCGCGACCGCGAGGTATCCGAGGGCGACGTGCGGCGCGTGATCGACGCCGCCAAGGCCGTGGCGATCCCGATGGACCGGGAGGTGATCCACGTGATCCCGCAGGAGTTCGTCGTCGACGAGCAGGACGGGATCCGCGAGCCGCTCGGGATGAGCGGCGTGCGCCTGGAGGCGAAGATCCACATCGTGACCGCGGCCGTCACCAGCGCGCAGAACATCGTGAAGTGCGCCAACAAGGCGGGCCTCAACGTGATCGACATCGTGCTCGAGCCGCTGGCCTCGGCGGAGGCGGTGCTCTCGCGCGACGAGCGCGACCTCGGCGTGTGCCTGATCGACATCGGCGGCGGCACGACGGACCTCGCCGTCTTCGCCGACGGTGCGATCACCCACACCTCGGTGCTGGCGCTCGGCGGCAACCACATCTCGAACGACATCGCGGTGGGGCTGCGCACGCCCTTCGAGGAGGCGGAGCGGATCAAGAAGAAGTTCGGTGTCGCCTCGGCACGGCTGCTCGGCAGCGACGACATCCTGACCGTTCCCAGTGTCGGCGGGCGCCGGCCGCGCGACGTCTCGCGCAAGCTGCTGTGCGAGATCATCGAGCCGCGCATGGAAGAGATCCTGTCGCTGGCGCGCGGCGAGCTCGCGAAGGCCGGGCTCGAGGACCGGATCCCGTGCGGCGTCGCGCTCTCGGGCGGCTGCTCGGCGCTGGCCGGGATCACGGAGCTGGCCGAGGAGGTGTTCGAGGCGCCGGTCCGCCTCGGCACGCCCCAGAACGTGGGCGGCCTGCAGGACGTGGTGAAGGACCCGATGTACGCGACCGGCGTCGGGCTCGTGCTCTACGGGGCGAGCCAGGACAGCGGGCTCGGCCCGAGCCGCTTCCGGATCCGCGACGAGTCGATCTTCCGGCGCGTCCGGCAGCGGATGCGGGAGTGGTTCTACGGGGAGTTCGACTGA
- a CDS encoding FtsQ-type POTRA domain-containing protein, producing MSAPWRSRRRGNDLRPTWEERHAALESVRDRLRKQGAEERRQALVRRLAPLAALLAFALGALVAPPLLRAGAAARPELFAVRRLAITGAAQLDAAEVARAAGLAAAESLAPEELVARLARHPWIAGARAARVSPDTLVVRVVERVPAAIWVGSEGAWLVDAAGTPFAPTGPGAGPTGPPDPDLPRLRLAALAAGPCAAGAETPCTPDARLAAGVGLARAVERAGFVQPEIELDGPDPRALPVLHLAGVAPRVLLGGGDLATQLERLTRVLADVPASRAAAEIDLRFAGQVVLRPPPPETEAADEAVPGGGPAAPGTGGRAG from the coding sequence GTGAGCGCGCCCTGGCGATCGCGGCGAAGGGGCAACGACCTCCGGCCCACCTGGGAGGAGCGGCACGCCGCGCTGGAGAGCGTCCGCGACCGGCTGCGGAAGCAGGGCGCCGAGGAACGCCGCCAGGCGCTCGTGCGGCGCCTCGCCCCGCTCGCGGCGCTGCTCGCCTTCGCGCTCGGCGCGCTGGTCGCGCCCCCCCTGCTGCGCGCGGGCGCCGCGGCGCGGCCGGAGCTGTTCGCCGTGCGCCGGCTCGCGATCACCGGCGCGGCACAGCTCGACGCCGCCGAGGTGGCGCGCGCCGCCGGGCTCGCGGCGGCGGAGTCGCTGGCGCCCGAGGAGCTCGTGGCGCGACTCGCGCGCCACCCGTGGATCGCCGGAGCGCGCGCCGCGCGCGTGTCGCCCGATACCCTGGTGGTGCGCGTGGTCGAGCGCGTGCCGGCCGCGATCTGGGTGGGCAGCGAAGGCGCCTGGCTGGTCGACGCCGCGGGGACCCCTTTTGCACCGACCGGCCCCGGCGCCGGGCCCACGGGGCCGCCGGACCCGGACCTGCCGCGCCTGCGCCTCGCGGCGCTCGCCGCCGGACCCTGCGCGGCGGGGGCGGAGACCCCGTGCACACCCGACGCGCGGCTCGCCGCCGGCGTCGGCCTCGCGCGCGCGGTCGAGCGCGCCGGCTTCGTCCAGCCCGAGATCGAGCTCGACGGGCCCGACCCCCGCGCGCTGCCCGTGCTCCACCTCGCCGGGGTCGCGCCGCGCGTGCTGCTCGGCGGCGGCGATCTCGCGACCCAGCTCGAGCGCCTGACGCGGGTGCTGGCCGACGTGCCGGCCAGCCGCGCGGCCGCGGAGATCGACCTGCGCTTCGCGGGACAGGTCGTGTTGCGGCCGCCCCCTCCGGAGACGGAGGCGGCGGACGAGGCGGTGCCGGGTGGGGGCCCGGCAGCGCCCGGAACCGGAGGCCGCGCGGGCTAG
- the murB gene encoding UDP-N-acetylmuramate dehydrogenase — protein MIPAAARRALEGLLGPRVAFDAPLARHVPLGVGGPADALAAPASTDELAALVALAAEHGLPLHVLGGGFNTVVLDGGLDGVAVRSHRLRALALEPDGTTLRAEAGVSHSQVVRLCAERGLAGLEFGAGVPGTVGGWIAMNAGVPGAEVGAVVRDVETAGPGKVRRTRAHAEMGFAYRGARGLAPGEVVLAARFALRPSTPAAVRAAIDRHLAHRRATQPIDQPSFGSVFVNPPGERAGRLVELAGLKGLRIGGAQISSVHANFIVNLGGATAADVLALMARAQEAVRERTGIGLEPEVRIVGRAS, from the coding sequence GTGATCCCGGCGGCGGCACGGCGCGCGCTCGAGGGGCTGCTCGGCCCGCGGGTCGCCTTCGACGCGCCGCTCGCCCGCCACGTCCCGCTCGGGGTCGGCGGGCCGGCCGACGCGCTCGCCGCCCCCGCGAGCACGGACGAGCTGGCGGCGCTGGTGGCGCTCGCCGCGGAGCACGGCCTCCCGCTGCACGTGCTCGGCGGCGGCTTCAACACCGTCGTCCTCGACGGCGGGCTCGACGGCGTCGCGGTGCGCAGCCACCGGCTGCGCGCGCTCGCGCTCGAGCCCGACGGCACGACGCTGCGCGCCGAGGCCGGCGTCTCGCACTCCCAGGTCGTGCGGCTGTGCGCGGAGCGCGGGCTCGCAGGGCTCGAGTTCGGCGCCGGCGTGCCGGGCACGGTCGGGGGCTGGATCGCGATGAACGCGGGCGTTCCCGGCGCCGAGGTGGGCGCCGTGGTGCGCGACGTCGAGACCGCGGGCCCCGGGAAGGTCCGGCGCACGCGGGCGCACGCCGAGATGGGCTTCGCCTACCGCGGCGCGCGCGGGCTCGCGCCCGGCGAGGTGGTGCTGGCGGCGCGCTTCGCGCTGCGCCCGAGCACCCCCGCTGCCGTGCGCGCGGCGATCGACCGCCATCTCGCACACCGGCGCGCCACCCAGCCGATCGACCAGCCCTCCTTCGGCTCCGTGTTCGTGAACCCGCCCGGCGAGCGCGCCGGGCGGCTCGTCGAGCTGGCGGGCCTCAAGGGCCTGCGGATCGGCGGCGCCCAGATCTCGTCGGTGCACGCGAACTTCATCGTGAACCTCGGCGGCGCGACGGCAGCCGACGTGCTGGCGCTGATGGCGCGCGCGCAGGAGGCCGTGCGCGAGCGCACCGGCATCGGGCTCGAGCCGGAGGTGCGGATCGTGGGAAGGGCGTCGTGA
- the murC gene encoding UDP-N-acetylmuramate--L-alanine ligase: MYRRIQRVHFVGIGGIGMCGIAELLHHQGIRVSGSDLREGPSVARLRSLGVPVAIGHAQGHVGEADVVVFSSAVRPGNPELVEAERRKIPVIPRAEMLAELMRLKDGIAVGGSHGKTTTTSLVAHVLDAAGLDPTAVIGGRVLHPGGRSTARLGAGPLLIAEADESDGSFLRLAPVIAVVTNIDPEHLDHYGSVEALHEAFVAFANRVPFWGLAVVCLDHPGVQAILPRLTRRTVTYGFSPQADLMADEARLDDGGMRFLVRRRGELLGELHVALAGEHNVRNALAALAVALELEVPFAEVASAMARFPGIERRFETKGEAAGVRVVDDYGHHPAEIRATLAAARQLHPGRVVVVFQPHRYSRTQLLFDDFATAFHQADVLWVTEIYAAGEDKLPGVDGRALADAIRAHGQREVRFAPDLDAVPAELAAVLAPGDLVITLGAGNVSALGPRLLAALGERPPRVERRS, translated from the coding sequence ATGTACCGGCGCATCCAGCGCGTGCACTTCGTCGGCATCGGCGGCATCGGCATGTGCGGCATCGCGGAGCTCCTGCACCACCAGGGAATCCGCGTGTCGGGCTCCGACCTGCGCGAGGGCCCGAGCGTGGCGCGCCTGCGCAGCCTCGGCGTGCCGGTGGCGATCGGGCACGCGCAGGGGCACGTGGGCGAAGCGGACGTGGTCGTCTTCTCGTCGGCGGTGCGACCCGGCAACCCCGAGCTCGTCGAGGCCGAGCGGCGCAAGATCCCGGTGATCCCGCGCGCCGAGATGCTGGCCGAGCTGATGCGGCTCAAGGACGGCATCGCGGTGGGCGGCAGCCACGGCAAGACCACCACCACCTCGCTGGTCGCCCACGTGCTCGACGCCGCCGGCCTCGACCCCACCGCCGTGATCGGCGGGCGCGTGCTCCACCCGGGCGGGCGCTCGACCGCGCGCCTCGGCGCGGGCCCGCTGCTGATCGCCGAGGCCGACGAGAGCGACGGCTCGTTCCTGCGGCTGGCGCCGGTGATCGCGGTCGTCACCAACATCGATCCCGAGCACCTCGACCACTACGGGTCGGTCGAGGCGCTCCACGAAGCCTTCGTGGCCTTCGCGAACCGGGTTCCGTTCTGGGGCCTCGCCGTGGTCTGCCTCGACCATCCGGGCGTGCAGGCGATCCTGCCGCGCCTCACGCGCCGCACCGTCACCTACGGCTTCTCGCCGCAGGCGGACCTGATGGCCGACGAGGCGCGGCTGGACGACGGGGGCATGCGCTTCCTCGTGCGCCGGCGCGGGGAGCTCCTGGGGGAGCTGCACGTCGCGCTGGCCGGCGAGCACAACGTGCGCAACGCGCTCGCGGCGCTCGCGGTGGCGCTCGAGCTCGAGGTGCCCTTCGCGGAGGTCGCCTCTGCGATGGCGCGCTTCCCCGGTATCGAGCGGCGCTTCGAGACCAAGGGCGAGGCGGCCGGCGTGCGGGTCGTCGACGACTACGGCCACCACCCGGCCGAGATCCGCGCCACGCTCGCGGCGGCTCGCCAGCTCCATCCCGGTCGGGTCGTGGTGGTCTTCCAGCCGCACCGCTACTCGCGCACCCAGCTCCTCTTCGACGACTTCGCCACCGCCTTCCACCAGGCCGACGTGCTCTGGGTGACCGAGATCTACGCCGCGGGCGAGGACAAGCTCCCGGGCGTCGACGGCCGCGCGCTCGCCGACGCGATCCGCGCCCACGGCCAGCGCGAGGTGCGTTTCGCGCCGGACCTCGACGCGGTGCCCGCCGAGCTGGCGGCGGTGCTGGCGCCCGGCGACCTCGTCATCACGCTCGGCGCCGGCAACGTGTCGGCGCTCGGGCCGCGCCTGCTCGCGGCGCTCGGGGAGCGGCCGCCGCGGGTGGAGCGGCGCTCGTGA
- the murG gene encoding undecaprenyldiphospho-muramoylpentapeptide beta-N-acetylglucosaminyltransferase: MNGTGAERVRWVLAGGGTGGHVTLALALGEEIARCGDPVLFVGSERGLEAKLVAPAGFELVTLAAQPLAGRGPAAKLGALLAFARATRAAIALLRRRRIDVVLSVGGYAAAPAAAAAIALRRPLAIVEPNAVPGRTNLWMARLAQRVFTAFAAAEPAFAGRAPVETTGAPLRRALLEAFAAAAPRRTPAPPFRLLVVGGSQGARQLNDAMLAALPGFDPARLEVYHQTGPADRARVAEAYARAGLQAEVVDFDAALASRYQWADVALCRAGALTVAELAMAGLPALLVPYPHAADDHQRANARALEEAGAGRLLDPARFDAKLLVEALDALFERPAALLEMGRRARALARPDAARRIVEAARALPGAGREA; this comes from the coding sequence GTGAACGGGACGGGCGCGGAGCGCGTGCGCTGGGTGCTCGCCGGGGGTGGGACGGGCGGCCACGTGACGCTCGCGCTCGCGCTCGGCGAGGAGATCGCGCGCTGCGGCGACCCGGTGCTGTTCGTGGGCTCCGAGCGCGGGCTCGAGGCGAAGCTGGTGGCGCCGGCCGGCTTCGAGCTCGTGACGCTCGCGGCGCAGCCCCTGGCCGGCCGCGGACCCGCCGCGAAGCTCGGCGCGCTCCTCGCGTTCGCGCGCGCCACGCGCGCCGCCATCGCGCTCCTGCGCCGGCGCCGGATCGACGTCGTCCTCTCCGTGGGTGGCTACGCGGCCGCACCGGCCGCCGCCGCCGCGATCGCGCTGCGCCGGCCGCTCGCGATCGTCGAGCCCAACGCGGTCCCGGGCCGTACGAACCTCTGGATGGCGCGCCTCGCCCAGCGCGTCTTCACCGCCTTCGCGGCTGCCGAGCCGGCCTTCGCCGGCCGCGCACCGGTCGAGACCACGGGCGCGCCGCTGCGCCGCGCCCTGCTCGAGGCCTTCGCCGCCGCCGCGCCGCGGCGCACCCCGGCGCCGCCCTTCCGGCTCCTGGTCGTCGGCGGCAGCCAGGGCGCACGCCAGCTCAACGACGCGATGCTCGCCGCGCTGCCCGGCTTCGACCCGGCGCGGCTCGAGGTCTACCACCAGACGGGCCCCGCGGACCGCGCGCGCGTCGCCGAGGCCTACGCGCGCGCCGGCCTGCAGGCCGAGGTGGTCGACTTCGACGCCGCGCTCGCGAGCCGTTATCAGTGGGCCGATGTCGCCCTCTGCCGCGCCGGAGCGCTGACGGTGGCCGAGCTCGCGATGGCGGGCCTGCCGGCCCTGCTGGTGCCGTACCCGCACGCCGCCGACGACCACCAGCGCGCCAACGCGCGCGCGCTCGAGGAGGCGGGAGCCGGCCGGCTGCTCGACCCGGCACGCTTCGACGCCAAGCTGCTCGTGGAGGCGCTCGACGCGCTCTTCGAGCGCCCCGCGGCGCTGCTCGAGATGGGCCGCCGCGCGCGCGCGCTGGCGCGGCCCGACGCGGCCCGGCGCATCGTCGAGGCCGCGCGCGCCCTGCCCGGCGCCGGGCGGGAGGCCTGA
- a CDS encoding putative peptidoglycan glycosyltransferase FtsW: protein MSMAGLPAGSAAAAGGGRLAPPHGGVVAATAVLAGIGLVMVWSATAPLAIESRVPPHFARHLAGLALGVGLAFGCMTLPLAAWRRLALPLWALSVALLGLTLVAGTTVNGAQRWLSLPGLGPVLQPVEIAKWATLLATAAALAREPGASRHGRLRLPVRGLALGLVALPAALVFVQPDTKGAALLLILVGLQLFVAGTPLLFFAVPAAGLAAVFAVALAIYPHVQNRIVAFLDPWANAQAQGFQLVQSFVAFGRGGLAGVGLGDGRQKLFYLPEAHTDFVLSVVAEELGLVGVALVLGCFAALLAAGVRVAARARTRFAFLVAFSMTALVAVPGAINAAVVMGMVPPTGLTLPFVSYGRSSLLVSFAAVGILLGISRREGARREEAPVRAARKGVRRG from the coding sequence ATGAGCATGGCGGGGCTCCCGGCGGGCAGCGCCGCGGCGGCGGGCGGGGGCCGGCTGGCGCCGCCCCACGGCGGCGTGGTGGCCGCGACCGCGGTGCTGGCCGGCATCGGCCTCGTGATGGTCTGGAGCGCCACGGCGCCGCTCGCGATCGAGTCCCGCGTGCCGCCGCACTTCGCCCGCCACCTCGCGGGCCTCGCCCTCGGCGTGGGGCTCGCGTTCGGCTGCATGACGCTGCCGCTCGCGGCCTGGCGGCGGCTCGCGCTCCCGCTCTGGGCGCTGTCCGTGGCCCTGCTCGGCCTCACGCTCGTGGCCGGCACGACCGTGAACGGCGCCCAGCGCTGGCTCTCGCTCCCCGGCCTCGGGCCGGTCCTCCAGCCGGTCGAGATCGCCAAGTGGGCGACCCTGCTGGCAACGGCCGCGGCGCTCGCGCGCGAGCCGGGCGCGAGCCGCCACGGCCGCCTGCGGCTGCCGGTCCGCGGCCTCGCCCTCGGGCTCGTCGCGCTGCCCGCGGCGCTGGTCTTCGTCCAGCCCGACACCAAGGGCGCCGCGCTGCTGCTGATCCTGGTCGGGCTCCAGCTCTTCGTCGCCGGCACCCCGTTGCTCTTCTTCGCGGTGCCGGCGGCGGGGCTCGCGGCCGTCTTCGCGGTCGCGCTCGCGATCTACCCGCACGTGCAGAACCGCATCGTGGCCTTCCTCGATCCCTGGGCGAACGCCCAGGCGCAGGGCTTCCAGCTCGTGCAGTCCTTCGTCGCCTTCGGGCGCGGCGGGCTCGCGGGCGTGGGCCTCGGCGACGGCCGCCAGAAGCTCTTCTACCTGCCCGAGGCACACACCGACTTCGTGCTCTCGGTGGTGGCCGAGGAGCTCGGGCTGGTCGGGGTGGCGCTGGTGCTGGGCTGCTTCGCCGCGCTGCTGGCGGCCGGCGTGCGCGTGGCCGCGCGCGCGCGCACCCGCTTCGCCTTCCTGGTCGCCTTCAGCATGACGGCGCTGGTGGCGGTTCCCGGAGCGATCAACGCCGCGGTCGTGATGGGCATGGTGCCGCCCACGGGCCTCACCCTGCCCTTCGTGTCCTACGGCCGTTCGTCGCTCCTCGTCTCGTTCGCGGCCGTCGGGATCCTGCTCGGCATCAGCCGGCGCGAAGGCGCGCGCCGCGAGGAGGCGCCGGTACGCGCCGCGCGCAAGGGAGTACGGCGAGGGTGA
- the murD gene encoding UDP-N-acetylmuramoyl-L-alanine--D-glutamate ligase — translation MDELSGARVLVLGLGRSGRSAARWLAARGARVVAAEENEAVAREAAEALRGTPVELRGGAPFPDPGGFDLVVPSPGVPRARWAGRARRALGDVELAWRALPVPVVAITGTNGKTTTTELTARLLCAAGLRAEAAGNIGRPALELVGRPLDAAVLEVSSFQMEAVEAFRPRVAVVLNLEPDHLDRHGSFAAYAEAKAQLFVRQGAGDTAIGNGDDPHAAALVARSGGRRWLFRTGGPVPAGAWWDAGQAVFRDPAGPALRALGHEGGETLRVGLDALAAAGAAAPPVDDVLAALLAVRALGADVAKAAEGLLGFRPPPHRRELVAEHAGVAWVNDSKATNPAAAALALAALPGPAVWIAGGRGKGLDLRPLADVAVPRVRACVFLGEEAPALEAAIAGRAPVQRAADLTAAVAAAGALARPGDTVLLSPACASFDQFRNYEERGARFREAVHDWIAARPGPQEEGRR, via the coding sequence GTGGACGAGCTCAGCGGAGCGCGGGTGCTGGTGCTGGGCCTGGGCCGCTCGGGGCGCAGCGCCGCGCGCTGGCTCGCGGCGCGCGGCGCGCGCGTCGTGGCGGCCGAGGAGAACGAGGCCGTCGCCCGGGAGGCCGCCGAGGCGCTGCGCGGCACGCCGGTCGAGCTGCGCGGCGGCGCACCCTTCCCCGATCCCGGCGGCTTCGACCTGGTGGTCCCGAGCCCCGGCGTGCCGCGCGCGCGCTGGGCCGGGCGCGCGCGCCGTGCGCTCGGCGACGTCGAGCTGGCCTGGCGCGCGCTCCCGGTGCCGGTGGTCGCGATCACCGGCACCAACGGCAAGACCACGACGACCGAGCTGACCGCGCGCCTGCTCTGCGCCGCCGGCCTGCGCGCCGAGGCCGCGGGCAACATCGGGCGCCCGGCGCTCGAGCTGGTGGGGCGGCCGCTCGACGCCGCGGTGCTCGAGGTGTCGTCCTTCCAGATGGAGGCGGTCGAGGCCTTCCGGCCGCGCGTCGCGGTCGTCCTCAACCTCGAGCCCGACCACCTCGACCGCCACGGCTCCTTCGCGGCCTACGCCGAGGCCAAGGCGCAGCTCTTCGTGCGCCAGGGTGCGGGCGACACCGCGATCGGCAACGGCGACGACCCCCACGCCGCGGCGCTCGTCGCACGCAGCGGCGGGCGGCGCTGGCTCTTCCGCACCGGTGGCCCGGTCCCGGCCGGCGCCTGGTGGGACGCGGGCCAGGCGGTCTTCCGCGATCCCGCCGGCCCGGCGCTCCGCGCCCTGGGCCACGAGGGCGGCGAGACCCTGCGCGTGGGCCTCGACGCGCTCGCCGCGGCCGGCGCCGCGGCGCCGCCCGTCGACGACGTGCTGGCGGCGCTGCTCGCGGTCCGCGCGCTCGGCGCCGACGTCGCGAAGGCCGCGGAGGGCCTGCTCGGCTTCAGGCCGCCGCCGCACCGGCGCGAGCTCGTGGCGGAGCACGCCGGCGTCGCCTGGGTGAACGACTCGAAGGCCACCAACCCCGCGGCCGCGGCGCTCGCGCTCGCGGCGCTGCCGGGCCCCGCGGTCTGGATCGCCGGCGGGCGCGGCAAGGGCCTCGACCTGCGCCCGCTCGCCGACGTCGCGGTCCCGCGCGTGCGCGCGTGCGTGTTCCTCGGCGAGGAGGCGCCGGCGCTCGAGGCGGCGATCGCCGGCCGCGCGCCCGTGCAGCGCGCGGCCGACCTCACGGCTGCGGTGGCCGCGGCCGGTGCGCTGGCCCGGCCCGGAGACACCGTCCTGCTGTCGCCGGCCTGCGCGAGCTTCGACCAGTTCCGCAACTACGAGGAGCGGGGCGCGCGCTTCCGCGAGGCGGTCCACGACTGGATCGCGGCCCGGCCGGGTCCCCAGGAGGAGGGCAGGCGATGA
- the mraY gene encoding phospho-N-acetylmuramoyl-pentapeptide-transferase — MLYHLLFPLAAEFSALNVVRYVTFRTAAATLTALFLSFLVGPPLIRRLAALRAGQPIREIGPAHQDKAGTPTMGGLLILLSLLTSVLLWSNLANRLVWIVIGVTVGYGMLGFLDDYRKVTRKRNEAGLSGRAKLGFQVAIALAVAIAIYTDPSFDKELAVPFFKDFTPHLGWLYVPLAVLIIVGTSNGVNLTDGLDGLAIGPVMIASGTFLLLSYAAGHAGIAEYLAIKFVPGADQLPIFCGALVGGGLGFLWFNSYPAQLFMGDVGSLALGGALGTIAVLIRQEILLAVIGGVFVVEALSVMIQVAWFKATGRRVFLMAPIHHHFEKAGWAEQKIVVRFWILSIILALVALSSLKLR; from the coding sequence ATGCTCTACCACCTGCTCTTCCCGCTGGCCGCGGAGTTCTCGGCGCTCAACGTGGTGCGCTACGTCACCTTCCGCACCGCCGCTGCCACGCTGACCGCGCTCTTCCTCTCCTTCCTGGTCGGGCCGCCCCTGATCCGCCGGCTCGCCGCCCTGCGCGCCGGCCAGCCGATCCGCGAGATCGGCCCCGCGCACCAGGACAAGGCCGGCACACCGACGATGGGCGGCCTCTTGATCCTGCTCTCGCTGCTCACGAGCGTGCTGCTCTGGTCGAACCTCGCGAACCGCCTGGTCTGGATCGTGATCGGCGTCACCGTGGGCTACGGGATGCTCGGCTTCCTCGACGACTACCGGAAGGTGACCCGCAAGCGCAACGAGGCGGGCCTCTCGGGGCGCGCGAAGCTGGGCTTCCAGGTCGCGATCGCGCTGGCCGTGGCGATCGCGATCTACACGGATCCGAGCTTCGACAAGGAGCTCGCGGTCCCCTTCTTCAAGGACTTCACGCCGCACCTCGGCTGGCTCTACGTCCCGCTCGCCGTCCTCATCATCGTGGGCACGAGCAACGGCGTGAACCTGACCGACGGGCTCGACGGGCTCGCGATCGGACCCGTGATGATCGCGTCGGGGACCTTCCTGCTGCTCTCCTACGCCGCCGGCCACGCCGGGATCGCCGAGTACCTCGCGATCAAGTTCGTGCCGGGCGCCGACCAGCTCCCGATCTTCTGCGGCGCGCTGGTCGGCGGCGGGCTCGGCTTCCTGTGGTTCAACAGCTACCCGGCCCAGCTCTTCATGGGCGACGTCGGCTCGCTGGCGCTGGGAGGCGCGCTCGGCACGATCGCCGTCCTGATCCGCCAGGAGATCCTGCTGGCCGTGATCGGCGGCGTCTTCGTGGTCGAGGCGCTCTCGGTGATGATCCAGGTCGCCTGGTTCAAGGCGACCGGCCGGCGCGTGTTCCTGATGGCACCGATCCACCACCACTTCGAGAAGGCCGGCTGGGCCGAGCAGAAGATCGTGGTCCGCTTCTGGATCCTCTCGATCATCCTCGCCCTGGTCGCCCTCTCCTCGCTGAAGCTGCGCTGA